A stretch of Mucilaginibacter terrae DNA encodes these proteins:
- a CDS encoding pyridoxal phosphate-dependent aminotransferase, which produces MPKISNKGQVIPASPIRKLTPFAEQAKLDGKKVYHLNIGQPDIETPEGMLNAVKNIDFKVWAYTASEGTLSYRKKLTEYYNKLNYGIDPSNIIVTTGGSEAITIAMMTCLNPGDEVIIPEPFYANYNSFAVQSDIVVKPILSYIDNGFALPAISEFEKLITNRTKAIIICNPNNPTGYLYSKEEMQALKELVLKYDLYLFSDEAYREFCYDGREFISPMHLEGIDDNVIIMDTVSKRYSACGARLGCLITKNKEVLQAALKFAQARLSPGLVEQIAGEAAVDTPDSYFETVNKEYTHRRDILVNALNQMDGVFCPNPGGAFYVVAKLPIDNADKFCQWILESFSHNNATVMMAPATGFYSTKGAGVNEVRMAYVLNTTDLQNAMTCLEEALKVYPGTVEQEQVAASVQS; this is translated from the coding sequence ATGCCAAAAATCTCTAACAAGGGCCAGGTTATACCTGCTTCACCAATACGTAAATTAACCCCGTTTGCCGAACAGGCCAAACTGGATGGCAAAAAGGTTTATCATTTAAACATTGGTCAGCCTGATATTGAAACGCCCGAAGGCATGCTGAATGCCGTTAAAAATATCGACTTTAAGGTGTGGGCCTATACCGCATCAGAAGGAACCTTATCATACCGTAAAAAGCTTACCGAATATTATAATAAGCTAAATTACGGCATCGATCCGTCGAACATTATTGTAACCACCGGCGGTTCGGAAGCGATTACCATAGCCATGATGACCTGCCTTAACCCGGGCGACGAGGTAATTATTCCTGAGCCATTTTACGCCAACTACAATAGCTTTGCCGTACAGAGCGATATTGTGGTAAAGCCCATCCTGTCGTACATTGACAATGGTTTTGCCCTGCCAGCCATTAGCGAGTTTGAAAAGCTGATTACTAACCGCACCAAGGCCATCATCATTTGTAACCCTAATAACCCTACCGGCTACCTGTACTCTAAAGAAGAAATGCAGGCGCTGAAAGAACTGGTGTTGAAGTATGATCTGTACCTTTTCTCTGACGAGGCGTACCGCGAGTTTTGCTACGATGGGCGCGAGTTTATTTCGCCTATGCATTTGGAGGGTATTGACGATAACGTAATTATTATGGACACCGTAAGCAAGCGTTACAGTGCATGCGGTGCCCGTTTAGGTTGCCTCATTACCAAAAACAAGGAAGTATTGCAGGCTGCCCTTAAATTTGCACAAGCCCGTTTAAGCCCCGGTTTGGTAGAGCAAATTGCCGGCGAAGCTGCCGTTGATACCCCCGATAGCTACTTTGAAACCGTAAACAAAGAATACACCCACCGCCGCGATATATTGGTAAACGCCCTTAACCAAATGGACGGCGTATTTTGCCCTAACCCTGGCGGCGCGTTTTATGTGGTAGCTAAACTACCTATAGACAATGCCGACAAGTTTTGCCAGTGGATACTCGAAAGCTTTAGCCACAACAATGCAACCGTAATGATGGCCCCTGCAACAGGCTTTTACAGCACCAAAGGCGCAGGCGTAAATGAGGTACGCATGGCCTACGTGCTCAACACCACCGACCTGCAAAACGCTATGACCTGTTTGGAGGAAGCTTTGAAAGTTTATCCCGGCACAGTAGAACAGGAGCAGGTTGCTGCGAGTGTGCAATCGTAA
- a CDS encoding GAF domain-containing protein has translation MKNNLPQPHVITPVAEALQKQIFLLEFSDALRPLANPAEIAKIACKMLVEALCASKAEYTLNQGEPGEEIGEVWGEYVKTGSSMPKRFLLAPFGENNIALLRSGSTYVLTNAHTDAGLTPKQRAAFIAVESPSVISVPLVKDGRFVATFTIHDNKPRGWTSWEISLVEEVAERTWAAVEKGIVEDNLRKSKDKYRTLFESIDEGFCIIEMLYDENGVAVDYLFIEVNHVFEKQTGLRNVVGQTVNQLTGGIERYWLDDYDQVARTGKPLRKENYHKATNRWYLAYAARVGDEDSRQIAVVFDDITGRKQQEQYHAYLLKLSDALRDVADPNKIQAIATRLLGEELGANQAHYSETMGDFVVINQGWGNLLQPMIGKFKYMDFGKMLVDGYRTGKLQVSHNINTDPNITDDERAVIANAGFNAYMAMPLVKNGVWVSTLAVHNIKPRRWKQHEMNLLKETAERTWAAVERAKAIDSLHVSERWLKGQQMAFSAAMNGEPLSASLQPLVDTIIQHTHNKARAAFYMEPQKGAGLHLITGMTSAYADDMSGFKIGRDMPACGLAMHTGKPVITADVEEDLLWKPFIQIPRKHEFRACWSFPIRTTDGPVMGTLAIYFAEPRTPTPSELEMAEVFAHAASIIISRDTELKERSQAEAALRKNEADYRKRLEAEVRERTIELNLNQELLQATLNSNPEMIQVFKALRNEQGEIIDFVWILNNHAAEQAYGDVIGKRLLQNNPGVETEGIFENFVKVTETGIPQQYEKHYVHEQFDGWFYQSVVKLDDGVATNTANITGLKKAEEKLRKLEAEQQQEVFRVSLNTVEEERRRIAESIHNGLGQVLYGIKISLAGLIKDMPWADFEETKNYTNHLLTDVIQESRRISHELMPATLEEFGLKTAIADMCRQLEDGIHFRYKLTGLEHRLEKYLELAIYRTMQELLMNVVKHSGATHAYTELKISPTQILIKVKDNGRGINDTPKHKPGIGLASIRSKIKLLNGRVEITSPPNEGTQVEVTIPLPDKD, from the coding sequence ATGAAAAATAATTTGCCGCAACCCCATGTTATTACACCCGTTGCCGAAGCCTTACAAAAGCAGATTTTTTTGCTGGAGTTTAGCGATGCTTTGCGCCCCCTTGCCAACCCGGCCGAAATAGCTAAAATAGCTTGTAAAATGCTGGTTGAAGCACTTTGCGCCTCCAAAGCTGAGTATACGCTTAACCAGGGTGAGCCGGGTGAGGAAATTGGCGAAGTTTGGGGCGAATATGTAAAAACAGGCAGTTCCATGCCCAAACGCTTCCTACTGGCACCCTTCGGGGAAAATAATATAGCACTGTTGCGCAGCGGAAGCACCTATGTATTAACTAATGCTCATACCGATGCGGGTTTAACCCCAAAGCAACGGGCGGCTTTTATAGCTGTTGAATCGCCATCGGTCATATCCGTACCGTTGGTAAAAGACGGACGATTTGTGGCCACATTTACTATACATGACAATAAACCGCGCGGGTGGACATCATGGGAAATATCACTTGTAGAGGAAGTAGCCGAGCGCACCTGGGCAGCGGTTGAAAAAGGCATAGTAGAAGATAACCTGCGTAAGTCGAAAGACAAGTATCGTACCCTGTTTGAAAGTATTGACGAAGGATTTTGCATTATTGAAATGCTTTATGATGAAAACGGTGTGGCTGTAGATTATCTTTTTATAGAGGTAAACCATGTTTTTGAAAAGCAAACCGGTTTGCGTAATGTGGTAGGCCAAACCGTAAACCAACTAACCGGCGGCATTGAGCGTTATTGGCTTGATGATTACGACCAGGTTGCCCGTACCGGCAAACCACTCCGCAAGGAAAACTATCATAAGGCTACCAACCGGTGGTATTTGGCCTACGCAGCGCGGGTTGGCGATGAAGACAGCAGGCAAATTGCAGTTGTATTTGATGACATAACCGGGCGTAAACAGCAGGAACAATATCATGCCTATTTACTTAAACTGAGCGATGCATTGAGAGACGTAGCCGATCCAAACAAAATTCAGGCCATAGCCACCCGCTTACTGGGCGAAGAACTGGGTGCCAACCAGGCACATTACAGCGAAACCATGGGCGATTTTGTAGTAATAAACCAGGGATGGGGTAATTTATTACAGCCCATGATCGGTAAGTTTAAATACATGGATTTTGGCAAAATGCTGGTAGACGGGTACCGCACGGGTAAGTTGCAGGTATCGCACAACATAAATACCGACCCTAATATTACCGATGACGAACGAGCCGTAATTGCAAACGCTGGTTTTAACGCCTACATGGCTATGCCGCTGGTTAAAAACGGAGTATGGGTGAGCACATTGGCCGTACATAATATAAAACCAAGGCGTTGGAAACAGCATGAAATGAATTTGCTGAAAGAAACGGCCGAACGCACGTGGGCAGCCGTTGAAAGGGCAAAAGCTATTGATTCATTACATGTTAGCGAAAGGTGGCTTAAAGGCCAGCAAATGGCTTTTAGTGCCGCCATGAACGGCGAGCCGCTATCGGCATCGTTGCAACCGTTAGTTGATACCATTATTCAGCATACCCATAATAAGGCCCGGGCTGCCTTTTACATGGAACCACAAAAAGGTGCAGGCTTGCATCTGATCACCGGCATGACCAGTGCTTACGCTGATGACATGAGCGGCTTTAAAATTGGTCGCGACATGCCCGCCTGCGGCCTGGCTATGCACACTGGCAAACCCGTTATAACGGCCGATGTGGAAGAGGATTTACTTTGGAAGCCTTTCATTCAAATTCCGCGTAAACATGAGTTTCGGGCTTGCTGGTCATTCCCAATACGCACCACCGATGGCCCGGTTATGGGTACACTTGCCATCTATTTTGCAGAGCCGCGTACCCCCACCCCAAGCGAATTAGAAATGGCCGAGGTTTTTGCTCATGCAGCTTCAATTATAATTTCGAGAGACACGGAGTTAAAAGAGCGCAGCCAGGCCGAAGCGGCCCTGCGTAAAAATGAAGCAGATTATCGCAAACGATTGGAGGCAGAGGTGCGAGAGCGTACAATAGAATTGAATTTAAACCAGGAATTACTGCAGGCAACGCTTAACAGTAATCCTGAAATGATACAGGTATTTAAAGCTTTGAGAAATGAGCAAGGCGAAATCATTGATTTTGTATGGATACTCAACAATCATGCTGCCGAACAGGCTTACGGTGATGTAATTGGTAAACGGCTTTTACAAAATAATCCGGGAGTTGAAACCGAGGGGATTTTTGAAAACTTTGTTAAGGTAACCGAAACGGGCATACCACAACAATATGAAAAGCATTATGTGCATGAGCAGTTTGATGGCTGGTTCTATCAATCGGTGGTTAAGCTTGATGATGGTGTAGCTACCAATACCGCAAACATAACCGGGTTGAAGAAAGCTGAAGAAAAACTGCGCAAACTGGAAGCCGAACAGCAACAGGAAGTGTTCAGGGTATCACTCAATACGGTTGAAGAAGAGCGCAGGCGCATAGCAGAAAGCATACATAACGGACTTGGGCAGGTACTTTACGGAATAAAAATTAGCTTGGCAGGGTTAATTAAAGACATGCCCTGGGCCGATTTTGAGGAAACCAAGAACTACACAAATCATTTATTAACTGATGTAATACAGGAAAGCCGCCGTATATCGCACGAGTTGATGCCCGCCACACTGGAAGAATTTGGTTTAAAAACAGCCATTGCCGATATGTGCCGTCAATTAGAAGATGGCATTCATTTTAGGTACAAGTTAACCGGATTGGAGCACCGGTTAGAAAAGTATCTTGAACTGGCTATATATCGCACCATGCAGGAGTTGTTAATGAACGTAGTAAAGCACTCCGGAGCCACACATGCCTACACCGAACTCAAAATAAGCCCCACCCAAATACTCATCAAAGTTAAAGATAACGGCCGGGGTATTAACGATACCCCCAAACACAAACCCGGCATAGGCCTGGCCTCCATACGCAGCAAAATAAAGCTGCTTAATGGCCGGGTAGAGATAACCTCTCCACCCAACGAGGGTACCCAGGTGGAGGTAACTATTCCGCTGCCTGATAAAGATTAA
- a CDS encoding response regulator transcription factor, whose product MNAIIQKPDFRKVNILLAEDHHIVRNGIRSLLEKQSFIHIVGEAENGAEALQLINDGLRPDILITDINMPGMGGVELIENLKVAWPKTRVVVLSMLDNDKFITRAFNAGASAYLLKNVSPEELMFAIKLVQAGQEYICAELGMKLVKRLGTAPELLQPDEELDLDLSERDIEVLQLIAEGYTNQQIGDKLFTGKRTVEGYRQNLMNKTGSRNTAALIRFALLHGIIR is encoded by the coding sequence ATGAATGCGATCATCCAGAAGCCCGACTTCCGTAAAGTTAACATCTTATTAGCCGAAGATCATCACATTGTGCGCAACGGAATACGGTCGTTGCTCGAAAAACAATCATTCATACATATTGTAGGAGAGGCTGAAAACGGGGCAGAGGCATTGCAGCTTATTAATGATGGCTTACGGCCTGATATTCTCATTACCGATATTAACATGCCGGGTATGGGTGGCGTTGAACTTATTGAAAACTTGAAGGTTGCATGGCCTAAAACCCGCGTTGTGGTTTTAAGTATGCTGGATAACGATAAGTTTATTACGCGTGCGTTTAATGCCGGGGCATCGGCTTATTTGTTAAAAAATGTATCGCCCGAGGAGCTGATGTTTGCTATAAAACTTGTACAGGCCGGGCAGGAGTATATTTGTGCCGAACTGGGCATGAAGCTGGTTAAACGGTTAGGAACAGCACCTGAGTTACTGCAGCCTGATGAAGAACTTGACCTGGACCTATCAGAACGTGACATTGAAGTTTTGCAATTGATTGCCGAAGGTTATACCAACCAGCAAATAGGCGATAAGCTGTTTACCGGCAAACGCACGGTAGAAGGCTACCGCCAAAATCTTATGAATAAAACCGGCTCGCGTAACACTGCAGCACTCATCAGGTTTGCGCTATTGCATGGAATTATCCGTTAA
- a CDS encoding response regulator, with protein sequence MSKRILIIDNDPDTPEVMKEALSYEGFTVHTELFTDNIMALIKLHNPDIVLLDYILNGINGGELCSLVKKDSNTAHIPMVILSAYSSVINSLGYFGCNAFVAISFDLNNLVGKN encoded by the coding sequence GTGAGCAAGAGAATATTGATTATTGATAATGACCCCGATACGCCCGAAGTAATGAAAGAAGCTTTGAGCTATGAAGGGTTTACAGTTCATACCGAATTGTTTACAGATAATATAATGGCTTTAATTAAACTGCACAACCCTGATATAGTACTGTTAGACTATATTTTAAATGGCATTAACGGGGGAGAGCTTTGCAGTCTTGTAAAAAAAGATAGTAATACGGCTCACATACCCATGGTTATACTTTCGGCCTATTCCAGTGTCATTAATTCGTTAGGTTACTTTGGCTGCAACGCATTTGTTGCCATATCCTTTGACCTGAACAATTTGGTTGGAAAAAATTAA
- a CDS encoding single-stranded DNA-binding protein yields the protein MSNDGINKVLLAGQITAEPRWHDEGNERMLCFTLTTKEIIFSQKEDIEHLENHRIKIPEKSHALKRFTFKKDDIVFVQGKLHTRSFIDAENIKRYKTEVIANQVDRHAPEIPTAAQMRTVDFG from the coding sequence ATGAGTAATGATGGAATTAATAAAGTACTCCTGGCCGGACAAATAACCGCCGAACCCCGTTGGCATGATGAAGGTAACGAGCGCATGTTGTGCTTTACCCTCACCACCAAAGAAATAATTTTTAGCCAAAAAGAAGATATAGAACATCTTGAAAACCACCGTATTAAAATACCCGAAAAAAGCCACGCGCTAAAGCGCTTTACTTTTAAAAAAGATGACATTGTGTTTGTACAGGGCAAACTGCATACCCGCTCTTTTATAGATGCCGAAAATATAAAACGCTACAAAACCGAGGTAATTGCCAACCAGGTAGACAGGCATGCACCCGAGATACCAACCGCAGCTCAAATGCGCACCGTTGATTTCGGTTAG
- a CDS encoding sigma-54-dependent transcriptional regulator, producing MAKILIIDDERAIRNTLREILEYEDYVVEDIDNGVDGLQLIEKNDYDLVLCDIKMNRMDGLEVLTDGLAIKPDLPFIMISGHGTVETAVEASKKGAFDFISKPPDLNRLLITVRNALDRGSLVTEAKVLKRKVSKVRPILGESQGILKIKETIDRVAPTEARVLVTGANGSGKELVARWLHEKSNRSNAPIIEVNCAAIPSELIESELFGHEKGSFTSAVKQRIGKFESANGGTLFLDEIGDMSHSAQAKVLRALQENRITRVGGEKEIEVDVRVVAATNKDLLKEIENGNFRMDLYHRLSVILIHVPPLVDRRDDIPLLATSFLEEICNEYGMPTKRISEAGLEALKALPWTGNIRELRNMIERLIILSDKIITDADVKAFANPSAPVTAATIGSGGALTAAAAQQTDYDQFKNFQEYKDYAEREYIKFKLEKNNWNVSKTADDIDIQRSHLYSKIEKFGLKRGE from the coding sequence ATGGCGAAAATTTTAATTATTGACGACGAACGCGCGATTCGTAACACCCTGCGCGAAATACTGGAATACGAAGATTACGTGGTTGAAGACATTGACAATGGCGTTGATGGACTGCAACTTATAGAAAAAAATGATTATGATTTGGTGCTGTGCGATATAAAAATGAATCGCATGGATGGCTTGGAGGTACTTACCGATGGTTTGGCAATTAAGCCCGATCTTCCCTTCATCATGATATCGGGCCATGGCACGGTGGAAACCGCTGTTGAGGCCAGCAAAAAAGGAGCTTTTGATTTTATTTCGAAACCACCTGATTTGAATCGCTTGCTCATTACCGTACGCAACGCGCTTGACCGCGGTAGTTTGGTAACCGAAGCCAAGGTATTAAAACGCAAAGTATCAAAGGTACGCCCTATTTTAGGCGAATCGCAGGGTATATTAAAGATTAAGGAAACCATCGACCGTGTTGCCCCTACCGAGGCCCGTGTGCTGGTAACAGGTGCAAATGGTAGCGGTAAGGAGTTGGTTGCACGCTGGTTGCACGAAAAATCGAACCGTTCAAACGCCCCTATTATTGAGGTAAACTGTGCGGCTATACCTTCTGAATTAATTGAAAGTGAGTTATTTGGCCACGAAAAGGGCTCGTTTACGTCGGCAGTAAAGCAGCGTATAGGTAAGTTTGAATCGGCCAACGGAGGCACCTTGTTTTTGGATGAGATTGGCGATATGAGCCATTCGGCGCAGGCTAAAGTATTGCGTGCCTTGCAAGAAAACCGCATTACCCGCGTAGGTGGCGAAAAGGAAATTGAGGTTGATGTACGTGTGGTAGCTGCTACAAACAAAGACCTTTTAAAAGAAATTGAAAATGGCAATTTCAGGATGGACTTGTACCACCGCCTGAGCGTTATTTTAATTCACGTACCGCCCCTTGTAGACCGCCGCGATGATATACCGTTACTGGCTACCAGCTTCTTAGAAGAAATTTGCAACGAGTACGGCATGCCTACCAAACGCATTAGCGAGGCTGGTTTAGAAGCCCTTAAAGCCCTGCCGTGGACGGGTAATATACGCGAGCTACGTAACATGATTGAGCGCCTTATCATCTTGAGCGACAAGATCATAACTGATGCTGATGTGAAAGCTTTTGCCAACCCGTCGGCACCGGTAACGGCAGCAACTATTGGTAGTGGTGGTGCCTTAACGGCAGCAGCAGCACAGCAAACTGATTACGACCAGTTTAAAAACTTCCAGGAGTATAAAGACTATGCCGAGCGCGAATACATAAAATTTAAGCTCGAAAAAAATAACTGGAATGTATCAAAAACAGCCGATGACATTGATATTCAACGCAGTCACTTGTATAGCAAGATCGAAAAATTTGGATTAAAAAGGGGTGAATAA
- a CDS encoding TCR/Tet family MFS transporter, with translation MTEATPTKRPAALGFIFITILIDTLGLGVIIPVLPELLETLGHYNVSQASQINGYLTFVYALMQFLFSSVLGNLSDRYGRRPVLLISMVGFGIDYAFMAFAPTVFWLFIGRIIAGIAGASSTTATAYIADVSTGDNRAANFGIIGAATGLGFILGIALGGYLGEVGLKIPFMAAAGMALLNALYGYFVLPESLSPEHRRPFNWKRANPVSTLRRLGTYPGVSGLISAFFLVYIASKAVESVLAFFLVEKFDWSKSAISSLGIFIGVLLIGIQGGLIRIIIPKLGQEKSIVAGLLFYAIGLVLIAFVNQGWLMYVYMIPYCLGGISGPALQGFITAHVSANEQGELQGGLNGLVSIATVIGPLLMSSVFAHFTNPKTSSIHFPGAPYLLGAILMLISVFIAMKSFKKA, from the coding sequence ATGACCGAAGCTACCCCAACCAAACGCCCTGCGGCACTTGGTTTTATATTTATAACCATACTTATTGATACGCTTGGCCTTGGTGTTATCATCCCGGTATTACCCGAGTTACTCGAAACCCTGGGGCATTACAACGTTAGCCAGGCATCGCAAATAAATGGCTACCTCACCTTTGTATATGCGCTCATGCAGTTCCTGTTTTCATCGGTGCTGGGCAACCTGAGCGACAGGTATGGACGCAGACCGGTTTTACTTATTTCGATGGTAGGATTTGGTATCGATTATGCTTTTATGGCTTTTGCCCCTACCGTTTTCTGGCTGTTTATAGGGCGTATAATTGCAGGCATTGCAGGTGCGAGCAGCACCACCGCAACAGCATATATTGCCGATGTTAGCACCGGCGACAACCGCGCAGCAAACTTTGGTATTATTGGTGCAGCAACAGGCCTGGGCTTTATATTAGGGATTGCGTTAGGCGGCTACCTGGGTGAGGTTGGTCTTAAAATACCCTTTATGGCTGCAGCGGGCATGGCTTTACTCAATGCCCTGTATGGCTATTTCGTTCTGCCCGAATCATTATCACCCGAACACCGCCGTCCATTTAATTGGAAACGGGCTAACCCAGTTAGTACATTACGCAGGCTTGGCACCTATCCCGGTGTATCGGGCTTAATCAGTGCATTCTTCCTGGTTTATATTGCTTCAAAAGCAGTGGAAAGTGTGTTAGCCTTTTTCCTGGTAGAAAAATTTGACTGGAGCAAAAGCGCCATTAGCAGCCTGGGTATATTTATTGGTGTGCTGCTCATTGGTATACAGGGCGGATTGATCCGTATCATCATCCCCAAACTGGGTCAGGAAAAAAGCATTGTTGCCGGGTTACTGTTTTACGCCATAGGCTTGGTGCTAATAGCATTTGTTAACCAAGGATGGCTAATGTACGTTTATATGATTCCGTATTGCCTGGGTGGTATATCGGGTCCTGCGTTGCAAGGTTTTATTACGGCCCACGTTTCGGCCAATGAACAAGGCGAACTACAGGGTGGCCTAAACGGATTAGTAAGTATAGCCACGGTTATTGGTCCGCTTTTAATGAGTTCGGTATTTGCGCATTTCACCAATCCTAAAACATCTTCTATCCATTTCCCCGGTGCACCGTATTTGTTAGGCGCTATTTTAATGCTCATTAGTGTATTTATAGCAATGAAGAGTTTTAAGAAGGCGTGA
- a CDS encoding TCR/Tet family MFS transporter, whose product MDQPVQPKREAALGFIFITLLIDITGFGIVIPVFPKLIENLIHGNLSDAARYGGWLTFAYSVMQFLFAPVLGNLSDKYGRRPVLLGSLLGFGIDYTFLAFAPSIWWLFVGRLIAGITGASFTTASAYIADVSTPEKRAQNFGIIGAAFGLGFIIGPVLGGVLGQYSTKLPFLAAAGLALLNAAYGYFVLPESLSIENRREFEWKRANPIGSLMQLKKYPAISGLIASLILIYIAAHAVQSTWTFFTMERFKWNESLVGYSLGFVGLLSGLVQGLLIRITIPKLGQKKSIAIGLLLYSLGLFLFAFANQSWMMFAILVPYCLGGIAGPALQGLISNQIPPNEQGELQGGLTSLMSVTSIVGPPLMTTLFAYFTGKNAPVSFPGAPFLMGAVLMLLSTILAVRSFRKARIVLNSTEEKVTPNNFH is encoded by the coding sequence ATGGACCAACCCGTACAACCTAAACGCGAGGCAGCCTTAGGCTTTATTTTCATTACTCTTTTAATTGATATTACGGGCTTTGGTATAGTTATACCGGTGTTCCCTAAACTTATAGAGAACCTGATTCATGGCAACCTGAGCGATGCCGCCCGTTATGGGGGCTGGCTTACTTTTGCTTACTCGGTTATGCAGTTTTTATTTGCACCTGTGCTGGGTAATCTGAGTGATAAATATGGACGCAGGCCGGTTTTACTGGGTTCGTTATTAGGCTTTGGTATTGATTATACCTTTCTGGCTTTTGCGCCAAGCATTTGGTGGCTGTTTGTAGGAAGGTTAATTGCCGGTATTACAGGTGCCAGCTTTACCACGGCATCGGCCTATATTGCCGATGTAAGCACACCCGAAAAACGGGCACAAAACTTTGGTATCATTGGCGCAGCCTTTGGTTTAGGTTTTATTATAGGTCCTGTATTAGGTGGCGTATTAGGCCAGTACAGTACTAAACTACCATTTTTAGCCGCCGCCGGATTGGCCTTGCTAAACGCCGCCTATGGTTATTTTGTATTACCCGAATCTTTATCTATAGAGAACCGCCGTGAGTTTGAATGGAAGCGTGCAAACCCTATAGGCTCTTTAATGCAATTAAAAAAATACCCGGCTATAAGCGGTTTAATAGCTTCATTAATACTTATTTACATTGCTGCCCACGCCGTACAAAGCACCTGGACATTCTTCACCATGGAACGCTTTAAATGGAACGAATCCCTGGTAGGTTATTCATTAGGTTTTGTAGGCTTACTATCGGGTTTGGTGCAGGGTTTACTCATACGCATAACCATACCCAAATTGGGGCAAAAAAAAAGTATTGCCATAGGCTTATTGCTATATAGCCTGGGGTTGTTCCTGTTTGCGTTTGCCAACCAAAGCTGGATGATGTTTGCCATATTGGTACCTTATTGCCTTGGCGGTATTGCAGGCCCGGCATTACAGGGTTTAATTAGCAACCAGATACCGCCAAACGAACAAGGCGAACTACAGGGCGGTTTAACCAGTTTAATGAGCGTAACCTCCATTGTTGGTCCGCCTTTAATGACCACCTTGTTTGCCTACTTTACCGGTAAAAATGCCCCGGTTTCATTTCCGGGTGCACCCTTTTTAATGGGTGCGGTACTCATGCTGCTGAGCACCATACTGGCAGTACGTAGTTTTAGAAAAGCCCGTATTGTACTTAACAGCACTGAAGAGAAAGTTACACCAAACAATTTTCATTAA